In Planctomycetota bacterium, the following are encoded in one genomic region:
- a CDS encoding PcfJ domain-containing protein, whose product MRARKADLRLKDRRYAERRALVMRGEKLLASLPKASRRFGDALLVALEKSKLMGNDREAQQRSKAIIALGRMHEKWVRKPERWEPSTYNAERQFADLLRFVLAKWPVPKWLDQAWLDGDKVRIKWWLLIARGGNLRHAQGLPFPVNRKLAHAIMHAPGDEVVEVFRYGQITYAGASAGLRSELMGSVIGRRFEEAARESFYDELIRFFVTAERDGQMALFDLEQVGPIIDYLLFQKFGTGETAPEQPGLSMKKRTLEGVLRQTQAWHDALREARRPQNLRWEPAKIDDVEFDEGVEANKVTVTVVQLTTALELIAEGRAMSHCVGSYAHWCADSRYAVFSVAVDDERRMTVCVNVAERQIVEARLRANRMPNATDVRRLRVWMAKTNLTASKWALPG is encoded by the coding sequence GTGCGCGCACGCAAGGCGGACCTGCGGCTCAAGGACCGTCGGTATGCCGAGCGGCGTGCGCTGGTGATGCGGGGCGAGAAGCTGTTGGCGTCGTTGCCCAAGGCATCGCGTCGGTTCGGCGATGCACTGCTTGTCGCGCTGGAGAAATCGAAGCTGATGGGCAACGACCGCGAGGCGCAGCAGCGGTCGAAGGCGATCATCGCGCTGGGCCGGATGCACGAGAAGTGGGTTCGCAAGCCCGAGCGCTGGGAACCGAGCACCTACAACGCCGAGCGGCAGTTCGCCGACCTGTTGCGGTTCGTGCTGGCGAAGTGGCCGGTGCCCAAGTGGCTCGACCAAGCGTGGCTCGACGGCGACAAGGTACGCATCAAGTGGTGGCTGCTCATCGCACGCGGCGGCAACCTGCGTCACGCGCAGGGCCTGCCCTTCCCGGTGAACAGGAAGCTCGCCCACGCGATCATGCACGCGCCTGGCGACGAGGTCGTGGAGGTTTTCCGCTACGGCCAGATCACTTACGCCGGTGCGAGCGCGGGCCTGCGGTCCGAGCTCATGGGAAGCGTGATCGGACGTCGGTTCGAAGAGGCGGCACGCGAGTCGTTCTACGACGAGCTGATTCGTTTCTTCGTCACTGCCGAGCGTGACGGGCAGATGGCGCTCTTCGACCTCGAGCAGGTCGGGCCGATCATCGACTACCTCCTGTTCCAGAAGTTCGGGACCGGCGAGACGGCACCCGAGCAGCCGGGCCTGTCGATGAAGAAGCGGACGCTCGAAGGCGTGTTGCGTCAAACCCAGGCGTGGCACGACGCGCTGCGTGAAGCGCGTCGGCCTCAGAACCTGCGCTGGGAACCGGCGAAGATCGACGACGTCGAGTTTGACGAGGGCGTCGAGGCGAACAAGGTCACGGTGACGGTCGTGCAGCTCACGACCGCACTCGAACTGATCGCCGAGGGCCGGGCGATGAGCCATTGCGTCGGTTCGTACGCGCACTGGTGCGCGGACAGCCGGTATGCGGTGTTCTCAGTCGCGGTCGATGACGAGCGTCGGATGACCGTGTGCGTGAACGTCGCCGAACGTCAGATCGTCGAGGCTCGTCTGCGTGCCAACCGCATGCCCAACGCGACCGATGTGCGTCGCCTGCGGGTGTGGATGGCCAAGACGAATCTCACGGCGTCGAAGTGGGCACTGCCCGGATAA
- a CDS encoding chemotaxis protein CheA produces MSDELQLPDGLADELGLNDTAETFIAELDSLRDELGETETDDLQNLADVHTRMEKLCERIKEIDGVEDEARTAASMQAGKAATLLEALILNDTDNAQALLDDVAATALIVQCVLDGTCPPDAAMADAEVEGADTSAIAADPAGGDFSTFQQALDDEDVDDEDDDYVPPTFPTATLPEITLVPQATEPAPAPAAPAEDDAIADDLTPFSIDAEDAPLCAEFVTEAVGHLEQAEQDLLTLEDDPANKDAIDSVFRAFHTIKGVAGFLNLQQVQELAHATENLLDRGREGKLQLTGTAGDLTLASLDLMKLLVADIDSGSSGSPITPRQGVAQQAKYCNDFVDAVERGENPTIDVKRPDASAETSEQPEAPSEDRRQGEDRRKEDRRSSGDGTVKVNTDRLDSLIDMVGELVIAQSMVSQDIVGLGETDQRLARNLGHLGKIVRELQDLSMSLRMVQVGNVFRKMQRVVRDTARKIDKQVELVITGGDTELDRNVVDALADPLVHMVRNSVDHGIESPTDRADFGKNPVGTVELKAYHKGGSIHIEIRDDGKGLDVDKIKAKAVKNGVMTQAEADAMPDSEAFKLVFSAGLSTAAAVTDISGRGVGMDVVKRNIENLRGQIDITSELGAGSVFTIRLPLTLAVIDGLLVKVGEEKFILPITSIEQSLRPKPEQLSTVQGRDEMINCRGDLLPLVRLHRTFGIEPKTTEPSESLVVIVTDNERRVCILVDELLGQEQVVIKNLGALGSQPGISGGAVLGDGNVSLILDVPGLIQTAGDHCTP; encoded by the coding sequence ATGAGCGACGAACTGCAACTACCCGACGGACTGGCCGACGAGCTCGGCCTCAACGACACGGCCGAGACCTTCATCGCCGAACTCGATTCCCTGCGCGACGAGCTCGGCGAGACCGAGACCGACGATCTGCAGAACCTCGCCGACGTTCACACGCGGATGGAAAAGCTCTGCGAGCGGATCAAGGAGATCGACGGCGTCGAGGACGAGGCGCGCACCGCCGCTTCGATGCAGGCCGGCAAAGCCGCGACGCTTCTCGAAGCATTGATCCTCAACGACACCGACAACGCCCAGGCCTTGCTCGACGATGTCGCGGCCACGGCGCTGATCGTCCAGTGCGTGCTCGACGGCACCTGCCCGCCCGACGCGGCGATGGCTGACGCGGAGGTCGAGGGCGCGGACACGTCCGCGATTGCCGCGGACCCCGCCGGCGGCGACTTCTCCACCTTCCAGCAAGCGCTCGATGACGAAGACGTAGATGACGAGGACGACGACTACGTTCCGCCGACGTTCCCAACCGCGACACTCCCGGAGATTACCCTCGTCCCGCAAGCTACCGAGCCCGCACCGGCTCCCGCCGCACCTGCCGAGGACGACGCGATCGCCGACGATCTCACGCCTTTCTCGATTGATGCCGAGGATGCGCCGCTTTGTGCCGAGTTCGTGACCGAAGCCGTCGGCCACCTTGAACAAGCCGAACAGGACTTGCTCACGCTCGAAGACGATCCGGCCAACAAGGACGCGATCGACTCGGTCTTCCGCGCGTTCCACACGATCAAGGGCGTGGCCGGCTTCCTCAACCTCCAGCAGGTCCAGGAACTGGCCCACGCCACGGAGAACCTGCTCGACCGCGGCCGAGAGGGCAAGCTCCAGCTCACCGGCACGGCGGGCGACCTGACCCTCGCCTCGTTGGACCTCATGAAGCTGCTCGTGGCCGACATCGATAGCGGCTCCAGCGGCAGCCCGATCACGCCGCGGCAGGGCGTCGCGCAACAGGCCAAGTACTGCAACGACTTTGTCGACGCCGTCGAGCGTGGCGAGAATCCCACGATCGATGTCAAGCGTCCGGACGCCTCGGCCGAAACTTCCGAGCAACCCGAGGCCCCCAGCGAAGATCGTCGCCAGGGCGAAGACCGCCGCAAGGAAGATCGCCGAAGCTCCGGCGACGGCACCGTCAAGGTCAACACCGACCGACTCGACTCGCTCATCGACATGGTCGGCGAACTGGTCATCGCCCAGTCCATGGTCAGTCAGGACATCGTCGGTCTCGGCGAGACCGATCAACGCCTCGCCCGTAACTTGGGCCATCTCGGCAAGATCGTCCGCGAACTCCAGGACCTGTCCATGTCCCTCCGCATGGTCCAGGTCGGCAACGTCTTCCGTAAAATGCAGCGCGTCGTCCGCGACACCGCGCGCAAGATCGACAAGCAGGTCGAACTGGTCATCACCGGCGGCGACACCGAACTCGATCGCAACGTCGTCGACGCGCTGGCTGATCCGCTTGTTCACATGGTCCGCAACAGCGTCGACCACGGCATTGAGTCGCCCACCGACCGTGCCGACTTCGGCAAGAACCCTGTCGGCACCGTTGAACTCAAGGCCTACCACAAGGGCGGCAGCATTCACATCGAGATCCGCGACGACGGCAAGGGCCTCGATGTCGACAAGATCAAGGCCAAAGCCGTGAAGAACGGCGTGATGACGCAAGCCGAAGCCGATGCGATGCCGGATTCCGAGGCGTTCAAGCTGGTGTTCTCCGCCGGCCTCTCGACCGCCGCCGCCGTCACCGACATCTCCGGCCGCGGCGTCGGCATGGACGTCGTCAAACGCAACATCGAAAACCTACGTGGCCAGATCGACATTACCTCCGAACTCGGTGCCGGCAGCGTGTTCACGATCCGTCTGCCCCTGACACTCGCGGTCATCGACGGCCTGCTCGTCAAAGTCGGCGAGGAGAAATTCATCCTCCCGATCACCAGCATCGAACAGTCACTCCGTCCCAAGCCCGAGCAACTGAGCACGGTGCAAGGGCGTGACGAAATGATCAACTGCCGGGGCGATCTGTTGCCGCTCGTACGCCTGCATCGCACGTTCGGCATCGAGCCCAAGACCACCGAGCCGAGCGAGTCGTTGGTCGTGATCGTCACCGACAACGAGCGCCGCGTCTGCATCCTCGTCGACGAGTTGCTCGGCCAAGAGCAGGTCGTGATCAAGAACCTTGGTGCACTTGGCAGCCAGCCCGGCATCAGTGGCGGGGCGGTCCTCGGCGATGGCAATGTCTCGCTCATCCTCGACGTGCCTGGCCTGATCCAAACCGCCGGCGACCATTGCACCCCGTAA